GTGGCGCTCGTCGTCACTGTGATGATGTATATCGTTGCCCTGGTTCCCGGCTTCTTCGCCATCAACGATCCTAACCTGCAAAATGCGCGGGCGACCTTTCACCCGCCGCAGAAATTGCATCTGATCGATACCGAGAACGGGTTCTCCTTCGGCCCGCATTATTATCCGATGAAGCTCACCCGCGATCCGGAAACGCTGGCGGCCATCTTCAAGGAAGACACGACGAAGCGCGTCGATGTCCAGTTCTTCGGGCGCGGCTATGAATATTCCGTCTTTGGCCTGTTCAACACAAACATCCATCTGATCGCCTCGCCCGACAAGACCACCCCGCTGCTTCTCTTCGGTGCCGACCGGCTTGGGCGCGACGTCTTCAGCCGAACGGTGCAGGGGTCGCAGGTTTCGCTCTCGATCGGCCTCGTCGGCGTCTTCCTGTCTCTAATGCTTGGCATCGTGATCGGCGGCATCTCGGGATATTACGGCGGCCGCATCGATTTCTTCATGCAGCGGCTGATCGATTTCGTGCTGTCGCTGCCGACGATCCCGATCTGGCTGGCCATGGCCGCGGCCCTGCCGCAGGATTGGCCGGCGACGCTGCAATATATGATGATCACGATCATCCTGTCGCTGACCGGCTGGGCGCAGCTTGCCCGCGTCGTTCGCGGCCGTTTCCTGTCGCTGCGCACCGAGGAATTCGTCGCCGCCGCCAGGCTCGACGGCGTTCGCGAAGGACGCATCATCTTCCGCCATATGCTGCCGAGCTTCGCGAGCCACATCATCGCGTCGATCACGCTTGCGGTGCCGGCGATGATCCTTGCCGAAACCTCCCTTTCGTTCCTGGGGCTCGGTCTGCAGCCGCCGACCATCTCCTGGGGCGTGCTGCTGCGCGAGGCCCAGAACATCCGCTCGATCGCCACCGCACCCTGGCTCTTCATGCCCGGCTGTGCCGTCGTCGTCGCCGTGATGGCGCTCAACCTTCTCGGCGACGGCCTGCGCGATGCGGCCGATCCCTACAACAAATGAGGCCGGCATGACCGATATCGTTCCCATTGCCGGCAGGCCGCTGCTCCAGGTGAAAAACCTGACCGTCGAATTCCCGCTGCGCACCGGCGTCTTTCGCGCCGTCAGCGATCTGTCTTTTTCGATCGAACCGGGCAAGACGCTCTGTGTCGTCGGCGAAAGCGGATCCGGCAAGTCGGTGACGGCGCGTTCGATCCTGCAGATCGTCGATGCGCCCGGCCGGATTGCGGCGGGATCGATCGTCCTGAACGACCAGAACGGCGGCTCGACCGATCTCACCAGCCTCAATCCGCGCGGGCGCCAGATCCGGGCGATCCGCGGCCGTGACATCGCTATGATCTTCCAGGAGCCGATGTCGTCGCTGTCGCCGATCCACACGGTCGGCAACCAGATCGTCGAGGCGCTTCGCCTTCACACCAGGATGAGCAAGGCGGAGGCGCGCACTGAGGCCATATCGCTGCTCAAGCAGGTCGAGATTCCCTTTCCTGAGAAAGCTCTGGATCGCTATGCCTTCCAATATTCCGGCGGCATGCGCCAGCGCGCGATGATTGCCATGGCGCTCGCCTGCAAACCGCAGCTGCTGATCGCCGACGAGCCGACCACCGCCCTCGACGTGACGACGCAGGCCGAAATTCTCGACCTGATCGCCCGGTTGCAAAAAGCCAACGGCATGGCCGTTCTGTTCATCACGCATGATATGGGCGTCGTGGCGCAGATCGCCGACGATGTGCTCGTCATGCATCACGGTGTTGCCAAAGAATACGGGCCGGTCGAGCAGATCTTTCATGCGCCGCAAGACGACTATACCCGCATGCTGATCGGCTCGGTGCTGAAGCTGGAGCAGAAGGCCGAGATCCGCCTGGCGCGCCCGCCGCTCGACAGGACGAAAGCGCCGATCCTCGAACTGCGCAACGTGTCGATGGACTTCGGCGAGGTAAAAGCACTGAACGACGTCTCCATTTCGCTTCTGCCGGGCGAAACGCTCGGTATCGTCGGCGAAAGCGGATCCGGCAAGACGACGATGGGCCGCTCGATCATGCGGCTGATCGATCCCACGGCGGGCGAAATCCTCTACCGCAACGCCGGCGGCGACATCATCGATCTGGCAACGGCAAAGGGCCCGACGCTGGCCGCCGCGCGCCGCGAATTGCGCATGGTGTTTCAGGATCCCTTCGGCTCGCTCAATCCGCGCATGACCGTCTCGCAGATCATCGGCGAGCCGCTGCTCGTCAACGGCGTCGCCAAGGGGCGGGCGCTGGATGAGCGGGTCTGCCACCTCATGGAGCAGGTGGGCCTCGATCCGCGGGCGCGCGAACGTTACCCACACGCATTCTCCGGCGGTCAGCGCCAGCGTATCGGCATTGCCCGCGCCATCACGCTCAATCCGCGTGTCATCGTCGCCGACGAGGCGACTTCGGCACTCGACGTCTCGGTGCGCTCGCAGGTGCTCGACCTCCTGATGCGGCTGCAGGACGAGCTCGGCCTTGCCTATATCTTCATCAGCCATGACATCGGCGTCATCCGCTACATGTGCGACCGTGTCGGCGTCATGTACAAAGGCCAGCTCGTCGAAATCGGCGAAGCGGAGCAGGTCTGCCGCACACCCGAGCATGCCTACACGCAGGCGCTGATATCGGCGATCCCACGCCCCGATCCGCGCGATCGCGATCATTCCAGGCGTTTCCGCTACGTCGCGCCCGTCAATTTGGAGCCCGGCAATCTGAAGCCAGACCATCTGAAAAATGGAAGTTCTCAGAGATGAAAATCACCGGAATCCGCACGTTTCTCATGCAAGTCGGTCAGCCCGATCCTTCGAACTGGGCTTCCGATCATCGTCCGGGCGGCGCAGCCTCCAAGCAGTTCGGAGGCACCCGGAACTGGCTCTTTCTGAAGATCGATACCGACGAGGGCATCACCGGCATCGGCGAATGCTCGGGCTGGCCGCGTGTCGTCGAGACGGCGATCCGTGATCTGGCACCCCTCCTCATCGGTGAGGATCCGGCCCATATCGAACGGCTGTGGCAGAAAATGCATATCGCGATGATGGGTCACGGCATGCTCGGAACCGTCGGCGGCGGTGCGATGACTGGCATCGACATGGCGCTCTGGGACATCAAGGGCAAGGCGCTCGGCGTGCCTGTCTGGATGCTGCTCGGCGGCAAGGTGCGCGACCGGATCCCGATCTATTCGCATGCGAATACGCCCGAGCGGGCGCTCGCCATCAAGGAGCGCGGCATCAAGGCGATCAAGTGCGGCGGCGTCACCGATCCCGTCCGCAAGGTCGCAGCACTCCGCGATGCCGTCGGCGACGACATGGATATCGCCATCGATCTGCATGGGCCGCCGTGGCTGACGCCTGCGGATGCCTGCCGGCTGGTACGGGCGCTCGAACCCTATGAGCTGATGTGGGTGGAAGATCCGATCGCGCCGGAAAATATCGACGGCTACCGTCGCATTCGCGACGCCGCTTACGTGCCGCTTGCGGCCGGCGAGCGCTCGGCGACCATCTTCGGGGAGCGCGAACTCATCGAGAAGGAACTGGTCGACGTAATCCAGCCCGATACCGGCCGGGCCGGCGGCATCACCCAGATGAAGAAGATCGCCGCCATGGCCGAGGCCCATCATATCCAGATGGCGCCGCATTCCGGTTCGCTGGGGCCGGTGGCGGAATATGCGGCGCTGCATCTGCTGGCCGCTATCCCGAACGCCCTCATTCTCGAGCGCCTCGACGACGACTGGGACGGCCGCCGCCAGACGATCGTGCCGCATCCGCAGCAGGTCGATGGGCTGATCGCCGTTCCCGATGGCCCGGGGCTCGGCTGCGATATCGACGAGGAATTCGTGGCGCGCTTCCCGAGCGGCGGCAATGTCTCGGTGCCGCAAGCCGCCGGCGCCTACAATCCCGGAACCGACAACGAGCATGTCTACGTGCAGACGCGCGTGGCGCGCCGCAGCTATTTCAATCGCTAGAAGGACAGAATGATGAAGATCGACCGCATGCGGGTTTTCATGACCCGCGACAAGGACCGTCCGCGCGTGATCGTCGCGCTCGATACCGATGACGGGCTGACGGGCTGGGGCGAATGCTACAATCACGGCCCCGACAAGGCGCTGCCGCCGCTGCTCGATTATCTCTATGGATTTATTTCAGGCCAGGACCCGACGCGCGTCGAGTATCTCGTCAATTTGCTGATCCAGCAAAGCCGCTTCCCCCCAGGTGCTCTCGGCCTTGCCGCGATCTCCGCGCTCGACCATTGCCTGTGGGATCTCGCGGCCAAGGCGGCGAACGTCCCGGTTTACAAGCTGCTCGGCGGCGAGGTGCGCGACCGCATCAAGGTCTATGCCGGGGTCTACACCGCACCGGACGCGCCGGCGGCCCGCGACGAATTCGATCGCCTGAAGGAGGGATGGGGGTTCACCGCCTTCAAGCTCAGCCCCTGGCGGATCGACATGCACGCCAATCGCTGGGGCAATGTCGTCAAAGCCTCGGCGGATTATTTCCGTTCGCTGCGCGAGACGGTCAACGACGAATACGAGATCGCCTTCGACGCTCACGCCAAGATTTTTGAACCGATTGCCGCGCGCCAGCTCGGCAATGCGCTGGCGCCCTACGACCCGCTGTTTTTCGAGGAACCGCTGCGGCCTGAAAACATCGAGGCCTGGGGCGATCTGAAACAGGGGCTCAACTGCGTCCTCGCCACCGGTGAATCGCTCTACAGCAGAAACGAGTTCCTGCGGCTGCTGCAGGTCAAGGGCGCCGATCTGATCCAGCCGGATATCTGCGTCGTCGGCGGCATCAGCGAGATGCGCCGCATTGCCACCCTTGCCGAAGCCTTCTTCGTCGGCGTTGCGCCGCACAATCCGATGGGACCGCTTGCAACGGCGGTCAACGTGCATTTTTCGGCCGCGGCGCAGAATTTCCGCATCCTCGAATACCGGCTGCCGAAGGGCCAGGCCTATGTCTATGGCGGCATCGATATCGAGAAGCGGGAAGGGGAAACCCGTTATGTCGTCGATCCCTATCTGCCGAAGGACGGTTATCTCGAACTGCGTCCGGATCGGCCCGGCTGGGGCGTCGAGATGGACGAGAAGGCGATGGAGGAGGAAGGCTATATCCACTGGCAGCGGCGCGTGCCGAAGCGGCCGGACGGTTCTTACGCCTTCGCTTAGAAAGTCGAATACCGGGAACTGGCCGCTGCCGCCTAGCGGCGGTCGGTTCCTTTCGCGGCCGGGCGGCAAGAAGACCTAGTTCCAAGCACTCTCTATGCATCTTTCGGCAGCACCGAGCGAACCCTTGCGATGAAGACGTGGAAATCCTGCATGAACTTGCGAAGGAAATCCGCGGTTGCCTCGTTCGTGACCTCGCCGTCATCGGTGATCAGCCCCGGTGTGAACTGGATATAGGCTTCCGGGGCATTCATCTGGGGAGAGTTGCAGAAACTCAGCACGCTGCGCAAATTCTGCTGGGCGACGGCGGTGCCGATCGCGCCCGGCGAGGTGCCGATAACCGCCGACGGCTTGCGTGTGAACGAGTTGGTGCCGTAGGGGCGGCTCGCCCAGTCGATGGCGTTTTTCAGCCCGCCGGGTATGGATCGATTGTATTCGGGCGTGACGAACAGCACAGCGTCGACGGCCGCGATATCAGCCTTGAATGCCTTGCCGGCCGGAGGGTAGTCGGCGTCATAGTCGTAGCTGTAGAGCGGCAGATCCTTGAAGGATATCTCCGACATTTCAAGTTCCGCCGGGGCGAACCGCACCAACGCCTTGGCGAGCTTGCGATTGATCGAGCCCTTGGCGAGGCTGCCGATGAGATAGCCTACTTTATGTGTGGTCATGGCGTTCTCCAATATCGCGGTGGCAAGGACGTACACGCAGGAATGATAGGAGGCCTCTCTTGTCCTTCAAGCATAAGCAACTAATCGCCGACGAAAGTGACCGTCTCGGCGAGCGGGGCGCGGCCCGTATGAGCAGAACTTGCCGCGGGGTCCTCGTAACCGATCGACATGCCGCAGAAAAGGATGAGCCCGTCCGGGGGCGACAGGGCCTCCGCGACCGTCTCGCGAACCTGTGACCATGCCATCTGCGGGCAACTGTGCAGTCCTTCGGCGCGGAGCAGCAGCATGACGGTCTGCAGATACATGCCGACATCGGCCCATTGGGGCAGGCCGAGGTCACGGTCGATGTAGCAGAACAGGGCGGCGGGCGCGCCGAAGCAGTTCCAGTTGGCGATCGCCGCCCGCTGGCGCGCCTCCCAGTCCTCGCGCGCAATGCCGAGCGCGCTGTAGCGCTCCTTGCCGAAGGCGGACCGGCGCTCCCCGTACGGGGATTTGAGCGCGGGCGGGTACATCTCGTATTGCCGTTTGTCCCAGGGGTCGCCGTGGGCCACGCGCTCGACGGCAGTCGTCTTGAGCTCGGCCAGCGACGCGCCGGTCATCACGTAGGTGTTCCACGGCTGGATGTTCGATCCTGACGGGGACCAGGCCGCGGCGGCCAGCACGCGCTCGAGTATCTCTCTCGCCACAGGCTTATCTTTGAAACTGCGCACCGACCGTCGGCTTGTGACTGCCTCATAGACGTCCATGATCGCGTCCTCCTGACTGTTCGTTCCGATGTGATCATTATCTCCATTCGCCATGGAGGCGTAATCACACCGTGGTCTAGGAGGCCTACATCAAACGTCCATCAGGGATCGATGCGTCCGGCCTGATGCCCGCAAAATCATCCCAAGCGGGATTGGAGGCCGATCATGAGCGGCAGGAACAACGCTTTGTCATTTCGCCAGGCGCCCGACGCGGTCTGCCGGGGAGCGACGGCGCGATCCGAAGATGTCGGCGAGCGTATCGAGCATCGTTCTGGCCATGCCGGATTGAAGTGAATAATAGATCGTCTGCGCAGCCCTTCGCGTCTGCACGAGTCCTTGTTCCCGAAGAATTGCAAGATGCTGAGACGTCGAAGATTGGCTCAATCCGACTTCATCAGCCAGGACCGTCACGGACACTTCTCCCTCGGTCAACAGATGCAGAATGTGAAGCCGTTTGGCGTTCCCCATGGCCGACAGGAAGCTTGCCTCGATATCGAAGGCGTTGGTTTCAGGGGAAGGCGCGGCTGGCGATAGAGTGTTCAGGCGTGATCTCCTTTATGAAATTAAAGCCGGGCTTGAGGTCATATCCCCGAGCTTTAATTTAGAGATAACGCATGGGTGCCAGGGCGAAACCCATTGCCGTCGCCGCACCGTCTTTTTTTACGCAAATCGGATACGGCGCGCATCAAGTGGACAGGCAATTGATAAAATTAACGCGAGCCAGCTTGCCGCATATGCGCCGGCAGCGTCTCCCAGGCCCGGATCAGTTCGCCGATCGAGGCGGCCTCCATCTTGTGCATGACGTTGCTGCGATGCAGCTTGACCGTCACTTCGCTGATGCCGAGATCGAAGGCGATCTGCTTGTTGAGGCGTCCGCGCGCCACTTCGTGCAGAACTTCGCGCTCGCGCTGCGTCAGCGTCTCCAGGCGTTTGACATTGCGTTTGGCGATTGCGGCTTCGGCCCGTCGTTCTGCATCCATCGCAATGGCCGCAGTGATGGCGTCGAGCAGCGTCTGGTCCCGCACCGGCTTGGTGAGAAAATCCACAGCACCCGCCTTCATCGCCTGGACGGTCATCGGAATGTCGCCGTGGCCGGTCAGAAAAATGATCGGCTTGGAAATGCCGTTTTCGGCCAGATGGCTCTGCAGGTGGAGGCCGCTTGCTCCGGGCATACGCACATCGAGGATCAGGCAGCCGGGGTTTTCCAGGATATCGGCATCAAGCAATTCGCGGGTGGAGGCAAAACTGACCGACTGAAAACCCGCTGACAGGATCAACTCCGACAGCGCCTCGCGAACCGATGCATCGTCATCGACGATAACGACGAGCGGCTGATCCTCTTCATATCTGCCCTGCAATGATGACGGCGCCGATCTCCGCAGCAACGGCTGGTCAACTCTCATGTTACCCTCCATCTCTCGATTGACGTAAAGCATTGGCGATAGCCGCCAGCAGGGCCTGGGCATCGAAGGGCTTGCGGAAGAAACCGCCGCCTCCCTGGGCGCGGCCCTGATCGGCTATCTCGTGGCGGCCGGTGATCAGGAACACCGGCAACTCGGGACGTGATTTTCGCACAAGGTCACGAAGCTCGAATCCATCGATGCCCGGCATTCCGATATCGGTGATGAGCAGGTCGAAGTCCGACAGCCCGCTGACGAGCAGCGAGCCCGCCGATGGGAAGCCGCGGGCCACGTAACCCGCCGATTCCAGCAGGTCGCCCATCGATTCCAGCAGTCTTGGATCGTCATCGACAATTGCGACGACATGTCTTGTCTCGGTCATGTTCAATTCCCCCCCACCCGGCGCGAGTGGGTAATCGGTATTTCCAGTTTCTCCGCGATCCGCACGAGATCGGCGAGCGAGGCCGCGGCCATTTTCTGCATCACATTTCGTCTATGGATCTGCAGCGTGACTTCGCTGATCCCGAGTTCGGCTGCCGCCTGCTTGTTGAGAAGGCCGCTGACCACGAGCGGCAGCACTTCGCGCTCGCGCGGGGTCAGGTCGAGATAGTGTCTTTTCAGCATGTCGAGCTCGGCGCGTCCCGATCGCTTTTCCCGGTCCTCGGCGAGTGCTGCATGGATCGCCGCCAGAAGATCCGCGTCACTGAACGGCTTGGTGAGGAAATCGACTGCGCCATGCTTGATCGCCCGCACGGAGGAGGGAATGTCGCCGTGCCCGGTAATGAAGACGATCGGCGGATGGTCCCTGTCGGCGATCTGCCTCTGCAGATCGAGGCCGTTGATATCAGGCAGCTCGATATCGAGGATGAGGCAGGCGGGCACGTCGGGCTTGTCCGCTTTCACGTAATCGCCGGCCGATTCGAAGGTGACGGCGCGCATGCCGTGCGAGTCCATCAGCTCGCCGAGCGCTTCGCGGATGCGTTCATCGTCATCGACGATGAAGACGATATGGTCATCGGCCGTCATGACGCCGCCTTTGTTTCAATGGGCAATGTGAAGATCAACGTCGCGCCGTGCGGATTGTTCTTCTCTGCCCACAAGCGTCCGCCGTGCAGCTCGACGATCGAGCGGCAAATCGCCAGACCCATCCCCATGCCGTTTTCCTTGGTCGTGAAGAACGGCTCGAACATCTTCTCGGGAAACTCGATCCCCTGGCCCCGGTCGCTGATCTCGGTCTGAACGGCATTCCCCATATGGCGCACGCGCATTCCGATCACCCTGTCGCCGGCGACAGTCTCCATCGCCTCGATACCGTTGCGGACGAGATTGATCAGAACCTGCTGGATCTGGATACGATCGATGGCGATGAGCGGAAGGTTTCCATCGACTTCCACATCCATCCTGGCGCGCCGCCGCGCCGCTTCGTCGGCCATGAGGTTGCGCGCTTCGTCGATGACGCCGGAGAGCGTCGTGTGCACCCTCCTGTCTGCGGATTGCTTGAACAGGGCGCGGATGCGGCTGACGACATCGGCGGCCGAGTTGGCATCGCGGATGATGCGCTCGACCGTCCTCTGCGCCCGCTCCATGTTCGGCGGTTCGGCCATCAGCCAGCGCTGGCAGGCATGCGAGTTGGCGACGACAGCGGCGAGCGGCTGGTTCACCTCGTGAGCGATGGAGGCCGAAAGCTCGGCAAGGCTCGCCACCTGGCTCGCCCGGGCAAGCCCCTCTCGCGCCTGTCGCAGATCTTCCTCAGCTCGAACCTCTCCGTCGATATCGAGGCAGATGACATTCCACTGGACGATGACGCCTTCGGCATTGCGCATCGGCGCAGCGCGCGTCTCGACCCAGCGATATTCGCCATCGAACCGCCGCAGACGATGCCTGCGCGCATAGGGCTCGCCCGTGCGCAATGAATGGGCATAATTCTCTTTGACCCCGGCCACGTCGTCGGGATGAACGCCGGCGTCGAGCGTGCCGTCCAGCCGGGTTTTCCCCGTCCCATCGAGTTCTTCGAGCTTATATCCGAGGAAGTCGCGGAGCTGAGGGTTGCGGTATACCGGCTCTCCATCGGGCGCCGCGCAATCGATCATGGCCGGCAGCGTTTCGACGATCTGCCAGAGGGAACGTTCCCTCTCGCGCAACTCTTCCTCGATCCGCAGCTGATCGTCGATGTCGTGTGTCAGGCCGTACCATTGAATGATCCGCCCGCTATCATCCCTCAGTGGCTCGGCGCTGCCTCTGACCCAGCGGTAGACGCCATCGGCGCGCCGCAGGCGATACTGTTTCGAGAAGCGCTCGCCGGTGGCGAAGGAATGCCTCAGCGCCTCGGCAAGGCTCTCGGCATCGTCGGGATGGATGGCGGCTTCGATGATGGCGGACAGCCGGTTCATGCCGGGCTTGCCCGCGTCTGCAACATCGGGGCCGAGAAAATTGATCAGCCGCTTGTTGAAGAAGGTCGGTTCGCCCTCTGCATTCAGGCGCCAGAGAAGGCTCGGAACGATGTCGACGAGCTGTGACAGCTCCCGTTCCCGCTCACGCAGGGCCTGTTGCGCTCGCACCTCGTCATCGATGTCGATCGCAGCTGCGTACCATTGCACGATCGCTCCACTCTGATCTCGCAACGGCTCTGCGCGGCCTTCCATCCAGCGATATTCGCCGTCCGCCCAACGCCGGCGATATCGTATCGTGTAGGGCTCACCGGTCGCAAGCGCTTGGGCGAGTATCTCCCGCATTCGCGGTCCATCTTCTGGATGCACGGTTGCCCCGATGATCGCCGCCGAGCGGCTGATATCAGGCGTGTCCCAGGCTGCGACGTCGTCCACTCCAATGGATTGCAGGGTGCGCTTGCTGAAGAAGGTCGGTTTGCCGTCGGGCGCCATGCGGGCAATGTGCACCGGGACCATGTCCACGAGCTGCGAGAGCTCGTGCTCGCGGTCACGCAATGCCTCGAGCGCGCGCACCTCCTCGTCGATATCGAGAGACACGCCGTACCATTGCACGACCCTTCCGTCGTTGTCGCGCCGGGGTTCCACTCTGCACTCCGCCCAGCGGTAGACGTCGTCCTTTTCGCGCCAGCGAAACCGCATCGCGGTGCCGCCGCCGCTTTCGAAACAATTCTGCAGCGTGCGCTGGACATCGGGCGCATCTTCGGGATGGATCAGCTGCTGCAGTAGCTCGTCGATACGCGGCTCGCCGAGGGCGTCGAAATCGGCGATGACGGCGCGGAAATGGTCCTGGTAGCGTTTGTTGAAATAGACCGATCCGCTCTCCGGCTCCACGCTCCAGACGCGAACCGGCACAGCATCGATCATCTGGCGCAGCGTTCGCTCGCTCTGACGCACCGCCTCTTCGGCGCGGACCTGATCGTCGATGTCGTGGCAAAGGCCATACCACTGGACGATGCTGCCGGCCTGATCCCGCATCGGCTCGGCGCGGCTCGACATCCAGTGATAGACACCGTCGGCGCGGCGCAGCCGATACCGCATGGCGAAGTTTTCGCCGGTGGCGAGGCAATGGGTGAGCGCATTGGTGAAGCCGGCGGCATCATCGGGATGAATGACTGCCTCCAACAGGCTCATGCCGGGCCTGTCCGAATCCGCGACATCGAAACCGAGGAAATCGACCATTCGTCGGTTGAAGAAGGTCGGTTCGCCCTCAGGCGTCAGACGCCAGACGTGGCTTGGAACCATGTCGACAAGCTGCGAAAGTTCCTGCTCCCGCTCGCGCAGCGTCTCGACGCTTTGGCGCAGGGTCAGTACGGCCAGCTGGTGTTGCCGGGATATGGCGGCAACGATCAGCGCCGAAAATGCCGAGATGGCCAGAAAGAGCTGCAGCATGATCTGCTTGTGTTTCTGGGACTCGGGATCGCCGACGAACTGGCCGGCGCCGGTTATCGTGAAGATGGCTGTAATGAGGGCGAGGAGGGCCAGCGATATGGCGGCGCCCTTGAACTCGAAGCGGACCGCGGCCCAAAGAAGGGGCGGTATGATGATGTAGGCGAAGGGAAGATAGCCGCTGAGCGACAGCGCGGCGACACCGAGAAAAATCAGCCCAAGGACGCCGGCCTCCACCCATTGCGCGGCCGAGAGCCGGGTCTTGCCGCGCCAATTGTGGAAGACGGCGAGCGCCAGCGGCGCGACGATCAGCACGCCGGTTGCGTCACCGATCCACCAAAGAGGCCAGGCCGTCACGAAGGATTGCGATTGGATGCCGAACCAGGCAAGCGTCGCACTTCCGACCGTCGCGCTCACCACCGGCGCAATTCCGGCGCCCAACACGACGAATGCGAGAACCTCCTGCAGGGTTTCCAGCTGTGCCGGCCGCTTC
The window above is part of the Rhizobium sp. BT03 genome. Proteins encoded here:
- a CDS encoding PAS domain-containing protein, which translates into the protein MMSVWSHRPRALYLGLFIAAYVLACGFAQSLAIVPGTGISIWPPGGLFIATLILAPRRSWPWWILGGCLAELLSNAIWFYSPLPAAFLIYVGNALEAVVAAWLINRVLKRPAQLETLQEVLAFVVLGAGIAPVVSATVGSATLAWFGIQSQSFVTAWPLWWIGDATGVLIVAPLALAVFHNWRGKTRLSAAQWVEAGVLGLIFLGVAALSLSGYLPFAYIIIPPLLWAAVRFEFKGAAISLALLALITAIFTITGAGQFVGDPESQKHKQIMLQLFLAISAFSALIVAAISRQHQLAVLTLRQSVETLREREQELSQLVDMVPSHVWRLTPEGEPTFFNRRMVDFLGFDVADSDRPGMSLLEAVIHPDDAAGFTNALTHCLATGENFAMRYRLRRADGVYHWMSSRAEPMRDQAGSIVQWYGLCHDIDDQVRAEEAVRQSERTLRQMIDAVPVRVWSVEPESGSVYFNKRYQDHFRAVIADFDALGEPRIDELLQQLIHPEDAPDVQRTLQNCFESGGGTAMRFRWREKDDVYRWAECRVEPRRDNDGRVVQWYGVSLDIDEEVRALEALRDREHELSQLVDMVPVHIARMAPDGKPTFFSKRTLQSIGVDDVAAWDTPDISRSAAIIGATVHPEDGPRMREILAQALATGEPYTIRYRRRWADGEYRWMEGRAEPLRDQSGAIVQWYAAAIDIDDEVRAQQALRERERELSQLVDIVPSLLWRLNAEGEPTFFNKRLINFLGPDVADAGKPGMNRLSAIIEAAIHPDDAESLAEALRHSFATGERFSKQYRLRRADGVYRWVRGSAEPLRDDSGRIIQWYGLTHDIDDQLRIEEELRERERSLWQIVETLPAMIDCAAPDGEPVYRNPQLRDFLGYKLEELDGTGKTRLDGTLDAGVHPDDVAGVKENYAHSLRTGEPYARRHRLRRFDGEYRWVETRAAPMRNAEGVIVQWNVICLDIDGEVRAEEDLRQAREGLARASQVASLAELSASIAHEVNQPLAAVVANSHACQRWLMAEPPNMERAQRTVERIIRDANSAADVVSRIRALFKQSADRRVHTTLSGVIDEARNLMADEAARRRARMDVEVDGNLPLIAIDRIQIQQVLINLVRNGIEAMETVAGDRVIGMRVRHMGNAVQTEISDRGQGIEFPEKMFEPFFTTKENGMGMGLAICRSIVELHGGRLWAEKNNPHGATLIFTLPIETKAAS